aatgagctccatacacatgtgaaacattgtgcatctggctaatgtgagtcctggggaattgaacctgggtcctttggctttgcagacgtttgtctcctgagtgctggaattaaatgtgtgtaccaccatgcctggcttacttacttatttgaaagagggagaggggtagatagagaaagaacgggcacagGAGGatctccacctgctgcaaacaaatactagatgcatgtgccaccttgtgcatctgacttacatgggtcctggggaatcaaacctgggtcctctggctttgcaggcaagcaccttaacggctaagccatctctccagcccaggtcttaaCGATTTCTGTGCCATCACAATTCAGCATTGTCTGTGCCAAGAAGTCCCTAGACAGCCCACACAGACACTTCTTGATGGCTAAACATGTGGAGGTCATGCCCTGGGCATGCAGGGGCATCCAGCCTGGTCCCCATGCCTTACCCACCCTGTGCAGGTCCTCTTTAGAAGCCTTTTGTGaactcttcctcccttttcttttctttcttactgtCTGTCCTGGAAGTCACCCTGTAGTTCAAAATAGTTACAGTCTcccatttattttgagacagggtctcattaagttgcccaggctgactggaactcattctgccaCTTACCTCACCTGAGTGGCTGGGTTGACTTTCCTGCTCTGCCCTGCCCAGTCATCTCCACACCTTTCAGGGTCACTGaaatctttaattaattaattagagagagacagagagagagagaggatatgaatttgggcacaccagggcctttagccattgcaaatgaactccagacacatgtaccaccttgtgcatatggctttacatgggtactggggaatcaatcgtaggtctttagattttgcaggcaagtgcctcaactggtGAAGCCATCTCGAGCTCAAAATCTGTtctatttgttttgaggtaggttctcactctccagctcagactggacctgaaactcattctgtagttccaggctggccttgaattcacagccatcgtcctacctcagcctaccgagtgttgggattaaaggcatatgctgggctgaagaaatggttcagcagttaaaggtgcttgcttgctggattagatttctcagtacccatgtaaagccagatgcacaaaatggtgcatgtgtctggagttctttgcagtggcaagaggccctggtacatgcacactctcactctctctgttcacctctttctgtttctcttacataaataaaaaagtaaatgtatgtggaaaacagtgtggaggttcctaaaacagctagagattgatctaccatatgacccagctatagcactcctaggcatatatccaaaggactcatctcatttccttagaagtacatgctcaaccatgtttattgctgctcaatttataatagctgggaaatggaaccagcctagatgtccctcaacagatgagtggataatgaagatgtggcacatttatacaatggagttctactcagcggtaaagaaaaatgaagttatgaaatttgcagaaaaatggatggacctggaaagtattatactaagtcaggtaacccaggcccagaaagccaagcgccacatgttctctctcatatgtggatcctagctacagatgactgggcttctgcgtgagaatgaaaatacctagtagcagaggccagtaagttgaaaaggaggcataaagggtggagaaaggaagggaggatgatacttaataggttgatattgtatatatgtaattacaatgattgtaatggggaggtaatatgatggagaatggaatttcaaatgggaaagtgtgggggtggggagggagggaattaccatgggatatattttataatcatggaaaatgttaataaaaattaaaaaaaaataaaaagtaaatgtaaaaatagccgggcgtaaGGCAAAGGATCGCCacgagctcgaggccaccctgagactgaattccatgtcagcttgaactagagtgagaccctaccttgaaaaaaaaataaaagaacaagcaaacaaaaacaaagaaaaacgaaacaaaacaaaaataaagtcgtGCGCCTCCACACCCAGTTGTGAAAGGCACAATTAGATTAGATTCCTCACTGGTGTCTTGGGTCGGGAGCTCTCAGAATGACTAAAGATGGCAATAACCTCCGTCttgtgcctcagtctccccactcTCCAAGTGTCCTCATGGGCCACTCAACAGCTGGTCTGTAACCCACAAGCTGGTAAAGCCCCGCGGCGCCATTCTGGAGGGGGCGGAGTCAGTCGAAGGCAGCCGAGGTCCTGGCCCCGCCCCCTCGCGCAAGGCCCCGCCCCCTGCACCGCGCTCCCGTCGTACCTCGCGGCGGCAGGCGGGGCGGCCGGTTGCTAGGACCTGGTGAACGCTGTGCTCCCGCGTCCTCCGCAGGTGAGCAGCCGTTTGGAAACCGTGGTGCCTTTAGCCTGGAGTGTGACACGGGGAAGCGGGGACGGCGACTGGGTCGAGGCGTTGGGCGGAAGGGGGCTGTACTGGTCTCCTGGGTGGATACGGGAACGGTGCCTGAATCTGGGAGCGCGTGCACGAACGAGTCCTGCCAGTACGCATGCGCTCAGAGCCCTGGCTCTGCCGCTCCGGGGCCTGTCCCAGCCGTGCCTAGCCCTCTCCACGATCCGGAAATCCCGTGCTTTCCAGCTGCTTCCGTTCGCCCCTTGCCACCCGGCACACGGTAGCCGCCCAACTCACTTTGCACGCcgaggctttatttttattttccgaggtagggtttcgctccagccctcgaactcttggcggtcctcttgtctcagcctcccgagtaccgTGATtagaggtatgcgccaccacgtccggtcCTGAGTCTTGAGTTAAGAGTGTCGTTAAGTCTTCTGGGCTGTCCTGGCACTTGCCATCCGCTTGCCTCTGCCTGTTGAGTTGCTGGGATGAGAGATCTGTGTCCCCTCGACCTGCTTGGACAACGTTGTCATGTTGCAAGGGAAATGTGTGGAGGTTCTCGATAGCACTCCCTCACCCAGCCGTACTCTGGGAGCCCTACCAAAAATAGACAGTGGCACCTAGTGACCCTCATTTGGGGGGTAACCCCCATAGCCCAGGTCTCAGGTCTTGAGGTGTCCAGCCTTGCTGGTGTCCTCTGAGATAGTGCATCATTGTATCATGGCATATGGAGTGGGACGCCTAACTCACCCTCTGGGCACATCCGTTGGGGTCAGGCTGAGACCAGAGtgcccaggtcagcttggatggTGAGCAACTTTGGGTACCATTCTGTAGTCTCTGTGAAGGAAGAGTCACTCTTTGGGGCATGGAAGGCAGTAGAGGGGACCCCACCAGGGGAACTGGTGGCTTTGAGACAACAAGCAAGGTTAAGTGCAAGTGATTCACTAAGACACTGATGCTGTCCTCCCACGTGGCCTATGATGCCTCCCTGTGAAGCTGTTGCCCTGGTCCCTAATGCCCTTACCCTGGCATGCTGAGAACAGTCAGGGTTCAGGCTCTGAGGACTGTGTGCCATGGGGTGGTGAATGCATCTCCAGCTTCATGAGAGCACTGGATGCAGCTGGCACGAGCCTTGGCAGAAAACTCAGGTGGCAGGAGGGAGCAGGTTCCTAGCCTAGCCCACTCCAGCAGGAGGTGGAAGAGCCTTGCTCTGGCCACATGGGAGAACCCCAAGTGCACCCTGGCTGCCAGGCCATGGCCACAAGCACAGCCTGGTGCTGAGGACTGTGTCCTTGGAGCACTTATTGTGACCTGTCTTTTCGAGTATGTAGGTAGGATTGAGATGGGGTCTTCttaaatgtttttacttatttgagagagagagagaatgggcacaccagagcctccatctactactgcaagggaactccagattcatgcaccaccttgtgcatctggcatatcatgggtgctgggatattgaacctgggtccttaggctttgcaggcaaatgctttaactgctaagccatcaatcactccaggccacagggtctcattatatagaccaagctggccttgaactttctgccCGTCCTCTGCCTCTGTCCCCAAAATGCTGGGTTGACCCACCGAGCCTGGTTCTGTGTTCTTCCTCTGTCATCCTGGACGTATTTTACAGAATTCATTAGAGATGGGTGTGCTGGGTCAGGGTGGGCTATGCCTTGTTCTAAAAGAGGGGAACATGTGCCCCAAACCTGGCATCTTCTTTTCCATCATTATAGCAAACTGTTACTAGTTTATAGTGTAAAGTGATGACTGCTCCCTTTCCATGGTCAACAACCTGGGCACAGCATGGTGATtcctctccagctctcacatGGCTGGAGTCAGATGAAGGCTGCATTCTTACATGGGCTCAACTGGGAACGTTATTGCAGGATTTGGGTCCTTCCTTGCCTCTAGTCTCACTGACCCAGAGTTGGGGTGAGTGTAGTTTGGAGTTCGGGAGTTTGAAGGTAGCAATGGTTGCATGTCTCCAAATGTGCTCTTAAAAATGGTGGCCTttagtagggtgtggtggtgcaggcctttaatcccagcactcaggaggcagaggtaggaggattgctgagttccaggtcagcctggcttaaagtacttgtcttgaaacaaaacaaaacaacaacaaaaaatggctgccctcaagctgggtgtggtggtgcatgcctttaattccagtagaggtaggaggatccctatgaattcgaggccaccctgagactacatagtgaattctagatcaacctgagctagagcaagaccctgccaaaaaaaaaaaaaaaaggcagccctCATAGTGTGGGAACATGTCAGTGTTGTAATGTCCTCGGAGAGGATTGgattgtgtgcaggtgcacatgcatgtggaggtcagtacAACCTTGGGTGCTGCTCCTtaggaacactgtccaccttctttgagacagggactctccaGACTGTCACTGACCAATGAGCTCTACACCAGGAGGCTCCTGCCCAACACCCCAGCACTTgcttacaggtgcatgccaccatacctggcattttacatggatgtGGGGGACAAgttcactcaggtcctcatgcttatgaggcaagaACTTTGCTCATTTagctgtctctgcagcccaaggGGTTTTACTCTGTGCACATCTAGAGACAGTGAGCATAAATGGTGTGTTATCCATATTGCTGAGCCTCTGGCCTCTTGGAGTCCGTGGCCTCCTGGGATGGACCCTGGCTGAGCCAGGCCCGCTGCAGCCAGCAGATGATGCCCCGCTCCGATCTCTGTCTCCCACAGTCGAGTCTTGGAGGATGGAGTCTGCCCTGGGCCTcatggaccagcctgggcttggGAAGACCAAGAGTGAGGAAGAGCCTGCACCATGGCGAGCCCTGCCTGTCCTGTCTGAGCAGCAGTCTGGGGCCGTGGAGCTGGTACTAGCTTATGCTGCGCCAGTCCTTGACAAGCAACAGACTTCACGCCTCCTCCGTGAAGTGTCCACACTCTACCCACTGCCTGCCCAGTCCCACCTCAAGCGGGTCCGCTCTAGCCGTGGAGCCAAAGGTTCCCATGCCCTGGAGCTGCTACTGTGCTTGGCCAGGCCATCGGCTGGCCCATGCTCCCTGGCTGAGCTTCTTCCGAAGCCAGCTGTGGACACCCGTGGCCTGGGGCCACCCTTCTTGGTGCTTGTGCCTGCCCGGCCGCCCCTCACCCGGAACCAGTTTGAGGAGGCACGTGCACACTGGCCCACATCTTTCCATGAGGACAAGCAAGTGACCAGTGCGCTGGCTGGCCAGCTCTTCTCAGCCCAGGAACGGGCTACCATTCAGAGTCACATGGAACGGGCCATGCGGGCAGCCCAACGGGCAGCAGCCCAGGGCCTGAGGGCCATGGGTGCTGTTGTGGTGGACCCAGCCTCAGGCCAAGTGCTGGCTACCGGCCATGACTGCAGCTGTGTGAGCAGTCCCCTGCTGCATGCTGTTATGGTGTGCATTGACCTCGTGGCCCAGGGCCAGGGCCGTGGCACCTGGGATTTCAGGCCCTATCCAGCCTGCTCCTTTACCCCAGCCACCGTCCTGCAAGGTGCCCATGTGGGCAGTGTTCGTAAGCTGGACGCTGTTGAGGATGAGGATGGCTTGCCCTATGTGTGCACTGGCTACGACCTGTATGTCACCCGTGAGCCCTGCATCATGTGTGCCATGGCCCTCGTCCACTCCCGCATCCAGCGTGTCTTCTACGGGGCTCCCTCTCCTGATGGTGCCCTGGGCACGCGCTTCCGCATCCACGCACAGCCGGATCTCAACCACCGATTCCAAGTATTCCGAGGTGTCCTCGAGGACCAGTGCCGCCAGCTTGACCCTGACCCGTAGGCCTGGTGCCCTCTGCTTCCAGAACATTCTCTGCTTTAGCCAGTCTCAGTTGTGTCACCTGAGGCCCTGTTGCTCTTGGTCCAGAGGCCCTGTCCTTTGTAAGGACATTGGCGCTTATCCCAGTATGTGGCTCCTTCCAGCCCGAAGCAAGTGCCCCCTCTGTCTGCTGGATGTGAGGATCCCAGGGCTCAGCTCCTCATGGAGCAAGCTCAGTGGCCATCTTGTCTACCTAGTGGTCCTCTACTGTCCTGACCAGGAACAGCTATGGTGTGGAAATAAACCAGCTCCTGTCTGCACGGAGGCcccagtcacttttttttttttttaacattatttatttatttgacagagtgagagaaagagacaaatagaaagaaaatgggcatgcctgcaAAACTCCActtgcaggtgccaccttgtgcatctggtttagtgggtcctggggattcaaaccagggtccttaggctttgcaggcaagtgccttaaccactaagtcctctctccagtcccccagtcACTCTTACATTGATGTCTGTGGAGGGTGGCTAGCTGGGTGGCACAAGTATCAGAAGATGGCCTTGACGCTGCTGGGTTCACACCCAGCCTGTAGGCACAGTAGGCCGGGCCTAGGatagatggagacttttgggtcagcTGGGCAGAGGTGGACTCAAAATGGAAGCTGTGGCCACAGAGAGTGGGGACCAGGGTCCATGCTGCTCCACAGAAGGCAGGTCAGGGTCCCTCCCAAAAGGTGTGTTCCCAAAACTACTGGATGGGTGActtgggtgggggtggagagggagggtctGAGCAGCCTACCCTGGAAGCCTGGGGAGATGCACCTCAGCATGCCTGTGGCACTCTCACCTGAAGTGGTAAGAGGtccatagtccaggctggttcCTTCCCTCCCACACAGCTATGTGCTAGGCCCTCGTGGGCACCAAGGCCTGGTCTGTGTTGTGCATTGTCACTGGGGACTGAGCTGCCCTGAGGACCCACGAACTGTGTCAGGGTTCTTTGGCAAGTGCAGTGCAACTCACGGCGTGATGTGACTTGATAGAAGTCACAGGGCAGCAAGCTGGGTTCTGAGTAATGCAGTGGCACAGGTCTTTGTGCTTGGAGGGGAGCAGAGGCTGGGATGGGGAGCCCTCTGGAACCCAGCCATATCCTGAACCCAGGTGAGCACCCTGACCCTTCCCCTTCTACCAGCACCTATCCCTGAGAGGAAATCACGTGGGGTGGCCCCATATCCTGTCCTGAGACATCTGCTGAGCCAACAGCTGAGCTGATAAGCCTTGCCAGTAAAGCCCCAGATGTTGGACACCATTAGGGGCACTCTGAGCCTCATGGCCATGAGACCCTCATGCCTGTCTCCTTGCAGGTGGCAGCTCCCACTCGACGCTGTCCAGCACAGACATGGCAGGTGAGTCTGCCAGCAAGGCCCTGTCTTTGGGCAGCGTCTTCAGGCAGGAGAGACACAATGGCTTTGGCTTTTGACTTAGCTTCCTCACCCCTCCCTCCCAGCTCATGGGCTGGGCCCTCAGCTCTTGACACCTTGGGCAGAGCAGTTGGGTGCACGCATGTTCTGGCCTGTGAAGACGCCATCTGAAAGTTCCACTGGCCACTGGCCAGTGTCTTAGAGATGGGAGAGGGCATGAGTGAAGTACCTCAGGCCTTGGAAGGGTGTGCAGTGGACCTTAGGGGCCATGGAAATTCCTCTGACTTCCTTTCTCCCTGCTGGCTTGACTACTCCAGGACCCATTGGGTTCT
This sequence is a window from Jaculus jaculus isolate mJacJac1 chromosome 15, mJacJac1.mat.Y.cur, whole genome shotgun sequence. Protein-coding genes within it:
- the Adat3 gene encoding probable inactive tRNA-specific adenosine deaminase-like protein 3, which produces MESALGLMDQPGLGKTKSEEEPAPWRALPVLSEQQSGAVELVLAYAAPVLDKQQTSRLLREVSTLYPLPAQSHLKRVRSSRGAKGSHALELLLCLARPSAGPCSLAELLPKPAVDTRGLGPPFLVLVPARPPLTRNQFEEARAHWPTSFHEDKQVTSALAGQLFSAQERATIQSHMERAMRAAQRAAAQGLRAMGAVVVDPASGQVLATGHDCSCVSSPLLHAVMVCIDLVAQGQGRGTWDFRPYPACSFTPATVLQGAHVGSVRKLDAVEDEDGLPYVCTGYDLYVTREPCIMCAMALVHSRIQRVFYGAPSPDGALGTRFRIHAQPDLNHRFQVFRGVLEDQCRQLDPDP